A section of the Pleuronectes platessa chromosome 7, fPlePla1.1, whole genome shotgun sequence genome encodes:
- the LOC128444373 gene encoding hepatocyte growth factor encodes MWIYKIVLGLVLVSCSEGRRNALQDYQKTEGIRLVLVSPDPSHLTKSRKLSMAKCARSCSRNKRLTFTCRAFLYDHKNRKCQWLSFDRNAPGAQSQQDFNYQLYQKKDYVRECIVGTGQNYRGPRSVTVSGIMCQAWASPIPHEHKFMSKRFRKKDLRENYCRNPDNSSVGPWCFTTDPQPHLRYQECGIPQCSQVECMSCNGEDYRGPMDHTESGRECQRWDLEEPHNHLYHPKRHPHEGLDDNYCRNPDGRHRPWCFTTDPNTPWEYCDIKVCENPPESNRVETTKCYQGRGRGYKGTVDMTPTGLTCQRWDSQHPHNHTFFPQAYPCKDLRENYCRNPDGQESPWCFTTDPRVRTMFCSNIPQCGTQANRVSVCYEGFGETYQGELSRTRTNLPCAPWTDHSNSGERDMLMSGLEGNYCRNPDKDKHGPWCYTNNSAIPWDYCTVNPCDGSQNTIPLGELSSVGCFIHKRTRIVGGGPVRISDGSWMVSIQKGSVHWCGGSLIREKWVLTDRQCFSSCVPDLSEYRVWLGVSDIGEGAADWSNRQEVSIAHVICGPEGSSLALIRLSKPALPADNVHTIQLPVAGCSIPEGTICKMYGWGETKGTGHDDVLKVVNLPIVSNERCREMHRGNFHISDTKICAGGRRNEGVCERDYGGPLVCQDRDSRVIVGVSVHGRGCARANQPGIFINVPFYTQWIHKVFKYYPNPETD; translated from the exons ATGTGGATTTACAAGATCGTTCTCGGACTCGTCCTCGTCTCTTGTTCTG AGGGCAGGCGGAATGCGCTCCAGGACTATCAGAAGACTGAGGGTATCCGGTTGgtcctggtgtctcctgatcCCTCCCACTTGACCAAATCCAGGAAGCTGAGCATGGCCAAATGTGCTCGATCCTGCAGCCGCAACAAAAGATTGACCTTCACCTGCAG AGCATTCCTCTATGAtcataaaaacaggaaatgccAGTGGCTGTCGTTTGATAGGAACGCACCAGGAGCTCAGAGCCAACAGGACTTCAACTACCAGCTCTATCAAAAGAAAG ACTATGTCAGAGAGTGCATTGTGGGTACAGGTCAGAACTACAGGGGCCCGAGGTCAGTGACAGTGAGTGGGATCATGTGCCAGGCCTGGGCCTCTCCTATTCCTCATGAACACAA ATTCATGTCCAAGAGGTTCAGGAAGAAGGACCTCAGAGAAAACTACTGCCGCAACCCAGACAACTCCAGCGTCGGCCCGTGGTGCTTCACCACCGACCCCCAGCCACACCTCAGATACCAGGAGTGTGGCATACCACAGTGTTCACAGG TGGAGTGCATGAGCTGCAATGGGGAAGATTACAGAGGGCCCATGGACCACACAGAGAGTGGAAGGGAATGCCAGCGCTGGGACCTGGAGGAACCACACAACCACCTGTACCACCCCAAGAG GCACCCCCACGAGGGCCTGGATGATAACTACTGTAGGAACCCAGACGGACGCCACCGACCCTGGTGCTTTACCACAGACCCAAACACACCCTGGGAGTACTGCGACATCAAAGTTTGTG AAAACCCCCCTGAAAGTAATAGGGTGGAAACAACCAAGTGTTACCAGGGCAGAGGGCGGGGTTACAAGGGGACAGTGGACATGACACCCACCGGACTAACCTGCCAACGCTGGGACTCCCAGCATCCCCATAACCACACATTCTTTCCTCAGGCCTACCCCTGCAA GGACTTGAGAGAAAACTACTGTCGCAATCCAGATGGCCAAGAATCCCCCTGGTGCTTCACCACGGACCCAAGAGTCCGCACAATGTTCTGCAGCAACATCCCTCAGTGTGGCACCCAGGCAAACCGTGTCAGTG TCTGCTACGAAGGTTTTGGAGAGACTTACCAAGGAGAGCTGTCGAGGACTAGAACAAACCTGCCCTGTGCTCCCTGGACCGACCACAGCAACAG CGGTGAGAGGGACATGCTGATGTCTGGCCTGGAGGGAAACTACTGCAGAAATCCTGATAAAGACAAACACGGCCCCTGGTGTTATACCAACAACTCTGCCATACCCTGGGACTACTGCACTGTAAACCCGT GTGATGGTTCACAGAACACCATTCCACTGG GTGAGCTGTCCTCTGTGGGTTGTTTCATCCATAAGCGAACAAGGATTGTTGGAGGAGGTCCAGTGAGGATATCAGACGGCAGCTGGATGGTCAGCATACAGAAAGG CTCCGTGCACTGGTGTGGGGGTTCACTGATACGAGAGAAGTGGGTcctcactgacagacagtgctTCTCCTCATG TGTTCCGGACCTCAGTGAGTATCGTGTGTGGCTGGGGGTCTCTGATATTGGAGAGGGTGCTGCTGACTGGTCcaacagacaggaagtcagcaTAGCTCATGTGATATGTGGCCCAGAGGGCTCGAGTTTAGCCCTCATAAGACTGTCGAA GCCTGCACTACCTGCAGACAACGTGCATACGATTCAGCTGCCTGTGGCCGGGTGCTCCATCCCAGAAGGAACGATATGTAAAATGTATGGATGGGGCGAGACCAAAG GCACCGGACACGACGATGTATTAAAAGTGGTTAACCTGCCCATCGTCAGCAACGAGCGGTGTCGAGAAATGCACAGAGGGAACTTCCACATCAGCGACACCAAGATctgtgcaggaggcaggaggaatgAGGGAGTGTGTGAG AGGGATTATGGCGGCCCTCTTGTGTGTCAGGATCGAGACAGCAGGGTTATTGTCGGCGTGAGCGTCCATGGCAGAGGCTGCGCTCGGGCCAACCAGCCGGGCATCTTCATCAACGTGCCCTTCTACACCCAGTGGATCCACAAGGTCTTCAAATACTACCCCAACCCCGAGACTGATTAA